A part of Blastopirellula marina genomic DNA contains:
- a CDS encoding DUF1598 domain-containing protein: MKAVVLPRVSYALLLALGLALVSSPVFAGQTAFRQQSVGGVSIDAQGQLTSATPEVKKMLRQEMLAALDKVPGNLATPVKMRKVSLRGLNAIMKSSMETDGELPDAVKYMAGLQRIEYVFVDEANDDVILAGPAEGWTVDENGNVVGLTTGRPVLMLEDFIVAMRSVQEARRAGITCSIDPTAQGRQNLDNYLASLSRMDASVKDGVERALGPQVITVTGVPTSSHFARVLVAADFRMKRIAMNLDPSPVRGLPSYLQMLPSARAVKNAMPRWWLACNYEPMAQSEDGLAWQLRGPGVKAMTEDEYITEDGSVKQSGKTSPLPQKWADLMTANYEELSAEDKIFGDLRNVMDMCVIAALMEKEQLLAKANLDLDMIKSDASPVALEEFPTPSTVPTFFSAMKKGSQWVITASGGVDINSWEVASHTEKVAGMDKLRTEQLASNNKLWWWN, translated from the coding sequence ATGAAAGCCGTTGTGCTCCCGCGCGTTAGCTATGCTCTGCTTCTGGCTTTGGGCTTGGCCCTGGTCAGTTCGCCTGTTTTCGCTGGCCAAACCGCCTTCCGACAACAATCAGTCGGTGGTGTGTCGATTGATGCTCAAGGTCAGTTGACGTCGGCGACTCCGGAGGTGAAGAAAATGCTCCGTCAGGAGATGCTCGCCGCTCTGGACAAAGTACCCGGCAACTTGGCTACGCCAGTCAAGATGCGTAAGGTCTCGCTTCGCGGCTTGAACGCGATCATGAAGTCCTCGATGGAAACCGATGGCGAACTGCCAGACGCCGTGAAGTACATGGCCGGTCTACAACGTATTGAGTACGTGTTCGTCGACGAAGCTAACGACGACGTCATCTTAGCCGGTCCTGCCGAAGGTTGGACGGTTGACGAAAATGGCAACGTGGTCGGTCTCACCACAGGTCGTCCTGTGCTGATGCTGGAAGACTTCATCGTCGCCATGCGAAGCGTTCAGGAAGCCCGTCGTGCTGGCATCACCTGCTCGATCGACCCGACCGCTCAAGGTCGTCAGAATCTCGATAACTACCTCGCGAGCCTGTCGCGAATGGACGCCAGCGTCAAAGACGGAGTTGAACGTGCCCTGGGGCCACAAGTGATCACCGTCACTGGTGTTCCGACCAGCAGCCACTTCGCTCGCGTTTTGGTTGCCGCTGACTTCCGCATGAAACGAATCGCCATGAACCTCGATCCAAGCCCGGTTCGTGGTCTGCCTAGCTACCTGCAGATGCTTCCCTCCGCCCGTGCCGTGAAGAATGCGATGCCTCGCTGGTGGTTAGCTTGCAATTACGAGCCAATGGCCCAAAGCGAAGACGGACTGGCCTGGCAACTGCGAGGTCCTGGCGTCAAAGCGATGACCGAAGACGAATACATCACCGAAGATGGTAGTGTCAAGCAAAGCGGTAAGACCAGCCCGCTGCCACAGAAGTGGGCCGACCTGATGACTGCCAATTACGAAGAGCTTTCCGCAGAAGACAAGATCTTCGGCGACCTGCGAAACGTGATGGACATGTGTGTGATCGCCGCACTGATGGAGAAGGAACAACTGCTCGCCAAGGCCAATCTTGATCTAGACATGATCAAGAGCGACGCGAGCCCAGTCGCTCTGGAAGAGTTCCCTACGCCCAGCACCGTGCCGACTTTCTTCAGTGCGATGAAGAAGGGAAGCCAATGGGTGATCACCGCATCGGGCGGCGTCGACATCAACTCGTGGGAAGTTGCCAGCCACACCGAAAAGGTTGCCGGCATGGACAAGCTGCGAACCGAGCAGTTGGCTTCCAACAACAAGCTGTGGTGGTGGAACTAA
- a CDS encoding hydantoinase/oxoprolinase family protein, translated as MAVLGVDVGGANIKIATGEGFAHSFPFPIWSKKNDLIASLEHVLGMAPVFDRVVVTMTAELADCFGSKSEGVRFVLASIRDVFADYPLRVYTVTGKLVSLDDAILDPHSAAAANWHALGSYAGRMFQGKSGLVVDVGSTTTDIIPIVEGKVASTCRSDLDRLLSGELYYLGVERTPTCGISDQVTFRGKMCPTANEWFATSLDVFLALGLLDDEPENHSTADGRAATREFAKTRLARIICADGDEVTWTEINEIARELNSIMVRKIAKAVRQVVEAHKINVEMTVISGHGDFLAEAALDAAGVVTHREYLTDLIGANAARCAPAYALASLAEEVWD; from the coding sequence ATGGCGGTCCTCGGCGTCGATGTTGGCGGGGCCAACATAAAAATTGCCACGGGCGAAGGATTCGCTCATTCGTTCCCTTTTCCTATCTGGTCGAAAAAGAACGACCTGATCGCCAGCTTGGAGCATGTTTTGGGAATGGCGCCGGTTTTTGACCGCGTGGTTGTGACCATGACCGCCGAATTAGCTGACTGCTTCGGATCGAAGTCGGAAGGCGTTCGCTTTGTCCTCGCTTCCATTCGCGACGTCTTCGCAGACTATCCACTGCGAGTCTACACCGTAACTGGGAAGCTTGTCTCACTTGACGACGCTATCCTTGATCCCCATTCCGCCGCCGCTGCCAATTGGCATGCTTTGGGAAGCTACGCAGGTCGGATGTTTCAGGGGAAAAGTGGCTTGGTTGTCGATGTTGGTTCGACGACGACCGACATCATTCCGATTGTCGAAGGCAAGGTCGCAAGCACCTGCCGTTCTGACCTCGATCGACTTCTGTCCGGCGAACTTTACTATCTCGGTGTCGAACGGACGCCGACCTGTGGAATCTCCGACCAGGTTACCTTCCGTGGTAAAATGTGCCCCACGGCTAACGAGTGGTTTGCCACCTCGCTCGATGTCTTTCTGGCACTTGGTCTGTTAGATGACGAGCCAGAGAATCACAGCACTGCCGACGGACGAGCGGCGACTCGCGAGTTTGCTAAGACGAGACTCGCACGAATCATCTGTGCCGATGGGGACGAAGTAACCTGGACCGAGATCAACGAGATCGCCCGCGAACTCAACTCGATCATGGTCCGCAAAATTGCCAAAGCGGTTCGCCAGGTGGTGGAAGCGCATAAGATTAATGTCGAAATGACGGTGATCAGTGGCCATGGTGACTTCCTGGCGGAAGCGGCCCTCGATGCAGCCGGTGTTGTCACGCATCGCGAGTATTTAACGGACTTGATCGGGGCAAACGCGGCTCGGTGTGCCCCTGCATACGCCTTGGCCTCGCTTGCTGAAGAAGTTTGGGACTAG
- a CDS encoding ATP-grasp domain-containing protein produces MSSEAEYPRSVFIYELITGGGLLSVAESPAPSGSLLQEGTAMLAAVVEDFAAIPGTSVTILRDHRIEPLSVAANKQIVVRSAQEEHETFVEAVRSTEATLVIAPEFDGLLLERTQWTEAHEGRLLSPGSDFVELATCKWKTYQHWLAAGVPTIETYFVGDIASWHHLRNLPVVTKPRDGAGSEEVVCWKMGKQVKAEVEPNEKILIQPKVCGAPVSCAVLGSGGDIVPLPAGYQRLSKGFKYHGGSLPLPEPLLERAHRLTGQAIRSFPPFNGYVGLDMILGPCPDGTEDVAVEVNPRLTSSYVGLRLLLKNNLAQSMLDVAAGKAFVPQPGCGGVDFEIH; encoded by the coding sequence ATGTCTTCTGAGGCTGAGTATCCCCGTAGCGTCTTCATCTACGAACTGATCACCGGCGGCGGCCTGTTATCGGTCGCCGAGTCCCCTGCTCCGAGCGGTTCTCTCCTTCAAGAAGGAACCGCGATGCTGGCCGCCGTTGTCGAGGACTTTGCCGCGATTCCAGGCACCTCGGTCACGATTCTGCGTGATCACCGCATCGAGCCTCTCTCGGTCGCTGCTAATAAGCAAATTGTCGTTCGCAGCGCGCAAGAAGAACACGAGACATTCGTCGAGGCCGTCCGTTCGACCGAGGCGACCTTGGTAATTGCCCCTGAGTTCGATGGTCTGCTGCTAGAGCGAACGCAATGGACCGAAGCCCATGAGGGGCGATTGTTGAGTCCTGGCTCAGATTTCGTCGAGCTCGCGACTTGTAAGTGGAAGACTTACCAGCATTGGCTGGCCGCTGGCGTCCCCACTATCGAGACCTACTTCGTTGGCGATATCGCCAGTTGGCATCACTTGCGAAACCTTCCAGTGGTCACCAAACCACGCGACGGAGCTGGTTCCGAGGAAGTAGTTTGTTGGAAAATGGGAAAACAAGTCAAAGCCGAAGTTGAGCCAAACGAAAAGATTCTCATACAGCCAAAGGTTTGTGGTGCACCGGTTAGCTGCGCCGTGCTCGGTTCAGGGGGCGATATCGTGCCATTACCGGCAGGGTATCAACGTCTAAGTAAAGGTTTTAAGTATCATGGAGGAAGCTTACCCCTTCCCGAACCACTTCTCGAGCGAGCGCATCGCCTTACAGGACAAGCAATTAGGTCCTTTCCCCCTTTTAACGGCTATGTCGGGCTTGATATGATCTTGGGGCCTTGTCCCGACGGGACGGAGGATGTCGCGGTTGAAGTTAATCCTCGCCTGACAAGCTCCTACGTTGGCTTGCGTCTGCTACTGAAGAACAACTTGGCTCAATCGATGCTGGATGTTGCCGCAGGCAAGGCGTTTGTTCCGCAACCTGGATGCGGAGGTGTTGATTTTGAAATTCACTGA
- a CDS encoding metal-sulfur cluster assembly factor, producing the protein MALSEDAVREQLKNVIDPELFVNIVDLGLIYEVNFEDVEGSEDKKVLINMTMTSPACPAGPQLIGGVNQYVSQMEGVSEVDVKIVMDPPWSPDRMTDDARDQLGIF; encoded by the coding sequence ATGGCTCTCTCTGAAGATGCTGTTCGCGAGCAGCTGAAAAACGTGATCGACCCCGAGTTGTTCGTCAACATCGTCGATCTCGGTTTGATTTATGAAGTTAACTTCGAGGACGTCGAAGGGTCGGAAGACAAGAAAGTGCTGATCAATATGACCATGACCAGCCCTGCCTGTCCGGCTGGACCTCAGTTGATCGGTGGCGTTAATCAGTACGTCTCGCAGATGGAAGGTGTCAGCGAAGTCGACGTGAAGATCGTAATGGATCCACCGTGGTCCCCAGATCGCATGACCGATGATGCCCGGGATCAACTCGGAATCTTCTAG
- a CDS encoding non-heme iron oxygenase ferredoxin subunit encodes MSEFVRVAALSEIPDPGKNVYEVDDRFVIVIHAGGQVYCLDDVCTHDDGPLGEGDLEGYEIECPRHGAKFDIRTGKPTLMPATQPTQVHEAKIEGDSIFVRLVD; translated from the coding sequence ATGTCCGAATTTGTTCGTGTTGCTGCCCTCTCCGAGATTCCCGACCCCGGTAAGAATGTTTACGAAGTCGATGACAGGTTTGTCATCGTGATTCATGCCGGCGGTCAGGTATACTGTTTAGACGACGTCTGCACGCACGACGACGGTCCGCTGGGCGAAGGTGATTTGGAAGGGTACGAGATTGAATGCCCACGCCATGGTGCGAAGTTTGATATTCGCACCGGCAAGCCAACGCTGATGCCGGCGACCCAGCCGACGCAAGTTCACGAAGCGAAAATTGAAGGCGATTCGATCTTCGTTCGTCTTGTTGATTGA
- the sufD gene encoding Fe-S cluster assembly protein SufD: protein MSVQAAPTVDQWNAEAFNSYVKQLGEPEWLVDLRQNAFEAFEEMGWPTRKEEEWMRTDIRGFNLKKFDPPKLDEVVDAASLPSGVLAEGVDIGGQVISLNGRTGRSTVSEELEAKGVIFGDFATVLAEHGDLVKKYLFQGEFDPNFDKFSALHAAFFSGGAFLYVPRNVVVEQPLHVLNLIGDNGVDLAHTLIVLEEGAQATVLTESASLDDDQPGFHCGAIEVVVGDRANLRFVNLQNWGHKVWHFGQQKGSVGRDGNLFWTLGALGSRLSKVNQHVALDGPGAHCEVNGVLFTEGKQHLSYHTQQYHRAPNCTSNFLYKAALQDHSRTVWRGMIKVAPGAQKTDGYQRIDNLLLTEHSRADSIPGLEIEADDVRCTHGATTGRVDEEQIFYAMARGFTRKEAMRMIVIGFFQQVFDRITLESVREALGHAIARRVREYE, encoded by the coding sequence ATGAGCGTGCAAGCCGCACCCACTGTCGATCAGTGGAACGCCGAGGCCTTTAATTCTTACGTCAAACAACTAGGCGAGCCAGAATGGCTTGTCGATCTTCGCCAGAACGCCTTCGAAGCGTTCGAGGAAATGGGCTGGCCGACCCGCAAAGAAGAAGAGTGGATGCGCACCGACATCCGCGGCTTCAACCTGAAGAAGTTCGATCCTCCGAAGTTGGACGAAGTGGTTGATGCTGCATCCCTACCTTCGGGCGTGTTGGCGGAAGGCGTCGATATCGGTGGGCAAGTTATTTCCCTCAATGGACGCACCGGTCGTAGCACGGTGTCCGAAGAACTGGAAGCCAAGGGCGTCATCTTCGGCGACTTTGCAACCGTTCTCGCGGAACATGGTGACTTAGTCAAGAAGTACTTGTTCCAAGGTGAGTTTGATCCGAACTTCGATAAGTTCAGCGCTTTGCATGCCGCCTTCTTCAGTGGTGGGGCATTCCTTTACGTGCCGCGAAACGTGGTCGTCGAACAACCGCTGCATGTACTGAATCTGATCGGCGACAACGGTGTTGACCTGGCCCACACGTTGATTGTGTTGGAAGAAGGTGCCCAAGCGACTGTACTCACCGAATCGGCCAGCTTGGACGATGACCAGCCTGGTTTCCACTGCGGGGCGATTGAAGTCGTGGTCGGCGATCGAGCCAACCTTCGCTTCGTTAACCTGCAGAACTGGGGCCACAAGGTCTGGCACTTCGGTCAGCAGAAAGGTTCGGTTGGTCGCGACGGAAACCTGTTCTGGACATTGGGCGCACTTGGTAGCCGTCTGTCGAAGGTTAACCAGCACGTTGCTTTGGACGGTCCAGGGGCTCATTGCGAGGTGAACGGCGTGCTGTTCACCGAAGGAAAGCAACACCTTTCTTACCACACGCAGCAGTATCACCGGGCGCCGAACTGCACGAGTAACTTCCTTTACAAGGCTGCTCTGCAAGACCACTCCCGGACCGTTTGGCGCGGCATGATCAAGGTCGCCCCTGGTGCTCAGAAGACCGACGGCTATCAGCGAATCGATAACTTGCTGCTGACCGAACATAGCCGAGCCGACTCGATTCCTGGCTTAGAGATCGAAGCGGATGATGTTCGCTGCACCCACGGTGCCACCACCGGACGCGTCGACGAAGAGCAAATCTTCTACGCTATGGCACGTGGTTTCACTCGCAAAGAAGCGATGCGCATGATCGTGATCGGCTTCTTTCAACAGGTGTTCGATCGCATTACCTTGGAATCGGTTCGCGAAGCTCTGGGGCATGCGATTGCTCGCCGTGTTCGCGAATACGAATAA